A region of Streptomyces sp. NBC_01267 DNA encodes the following proteins:
- a CDS encoding O-methyltransferase, which yields MSQEQWTEVDRYFTDHLVPADDALDAALASSDAAGLIPMNVAPNQGKLLHLLARIQGARTVLEFGTLGGYSTIWLARALPADGRLVSLEADPTAADVARANLARAGLDTIAEVRTGAALDTLPQLAAEGVGPFDLVFIDADKPNNPHYLEWALKLTRPGSVIIGDNVVRDGAVTDPDSTDPRVQGTRALIEMMAAHPKLSATALQTVGSKGYDGFVIAQVLA from the coding sequence ATGTCCCAGGAACAGTGGACCGAGGTCGACCGCTACTTCACCGATCACCTCGTCCCCGCCGACGACGCCCTGGACGCCGCGCTGGCGTCCAGCGACGCGGCCGGGCTCATCCCCATGAACGTCGCCCCGAACCAGGGCAAGCTGCTCCACCTGCTGGCCCGCATCCAGGGCGCGAGGACCGTCCTGGAATTCGGCACGCTCGGCGGCTACAGCACCATCTGGCTGGCCAGGGCGCTCCCCGCGGACGGCCGCCTCGTCTCCCTGGAGGCGGACCCGACGGCCGCAGACGTCGCCCGCGCGAACCTGGCACGCGCCGGGCTGGACACGATCGCCGAGGTCCGGACGGGCGCGGCCCTGGACACCCTGCCGCAGCTCGCGGCCGAGGGCGTGGGCCCCTTCGACCTGGTCTTCATCGACGCCGACAAGCCGAACAACCCGCACTACCTGGAGTGGGCGCTCAAGCTGACCCGGCCGGGCAGCGTGATCATCGGCGACAACGTGGTGCGGGACGGCGCGGTCACCGACCCGGACAGCACGGACCCCCGGGTCCAGGGCACCCGCGCCCTCATCGAGATGATGGCCGCGCACCCGAAGCTCAGCGCGACCGCGCTCCAGACGGTCGGCAGCAAGGGGTACGACGGCTTCGTCATCGCCCAGGTCCTGGCCTGA
- a CDS encoding DUF2330 domain-containing protein, translating into MLRSARRRGLFGLPAHGTPARGLRSRTLLVVLSLLLIQLGSLVAPAYACGCGALVHDPSSRLTVNQETSAVRWDGRDEQIVMSLTVAGNAGEAAWIMPVPHRATVTLGDSGLFDALASVAAPVSRTRDHFWPTHGDWPFASDRGADASAARPAPGAPAVGVVGREQLGPFDVARLTATDPKALDSWLRLNGFRLPGGMSADLQPYVDRKWEYVAVRLAPEQKGRTLTGTLDPLRLSFASDRLVYPMRLSRRATNAQSLELYVLAAHRMEPRGAIGGLPPQVTYAGEVAPTGPLGRFADGERYLTAVEQSFPVPSRIDGDHELTRTASDRPFQRVVYEDRLLTVGGVPVWLLTVGAGLVVLVVAALLLVLARHRRPVVPPQPVHVPPPLS; encoded by the coding sequence ATGCTGCGGTCGGCACGGAGACGGGGGCTGTTCGGGCTGCCCGCGCACGGGACACCGGCGCGGGGGCTGCGGAGCCGGACGCTGCTGGTGGTGCTCTCGCTGCTCCTGATCCAGCTGGGGTCGCTGGTGGCACCGGCGTACGCCTGCGGATGCGGTGCGCTGGTGCACGACCCGTCGTCCCGGCTGACCGTGAACCAGGAGACCTCGGCGGTGCGCTGGGACGGCCGCGACGAGCAGATCGTGATGAGCCTGACGGTCGCGGGGAACGCCGGGGAGGCCGCCTGGATCATGCCCGTACCGCACCGGGCCACGGTCACGCTCGGCGACAGCGGGCTCTTCGACGCGCTGGCGTCGGTGGCCGCACCGGTGTCCCGTACCCGCGACCACTTCTGGCCGACGCACGGCGACTGGCCCTTCGCCTCGGACCGGGGCGCGGACGCGTCCGCCGCCCGTCCGGCACCGGGCGCCCCGGCGGTGGGCGTGGTGGGCCGCGAACAGCTGGGCCCGTTCGACGTGGCGAGGCTGACCGCCACGGACCCGAAGGCCCTCGACAGCTGGCTCCGGCTGAACGGCTTCCGGCTGCCCGGCGGGATGTCCGCCGACCTCCAGCCGTACGTCGACCGGAAGTGGGAGTACGTCGCGGTGCGGCTGGCCCCGGAGCAGAAGGGCCGGACGCTCACCGGCACCCTCGACCCGCTGCGGCTGAGCTTCGCCAGTGACCGGCTGGTCTATCCGATGCGGCTCTCCCGGCGCGCCACGAACGCGCAGTCGCTGGAGTTGTACGTACTGGCCGCGCACCGCATGGAGCCGCGCGGCGCGATCGGCGGGCTGCCGCCGCAGGTGACGTACGCGGGGGAGGTCGCCCCGACGGGCCCGCTCGGCCGCTTCGCGGACGGTGAGCGGTATCTGACCGCCGTGGAACAGAGTTTCCCGGTGCCGTCCCGCATCGACGGTGACCACGAACTGACCAGGACGGCGTCCGACCGGCCCTTCCAGCGGGTGGTGTACGAGGACAGGCTGCTGACGGTGGGCGGTGTGCCCGTCTGGCTGCTGACGGTGGGCGCGGGGCTGGTGGTACTCGTGGTGGCCGCGCTGCTGCTGGTGCTCGCCCGGCACAGGCGCCCGGTGGTCCCACCGCAGCCGGTGCACGTACCGCCGCCGCTCTCCTGA
- a CDS encoding ECF transporter S component has translation MADRDPGTGGAVRAIGLGPRSVAALVLISVLGVFAFGWPLLADPASGLAHSQDAPWLFAALLPLLVAVVVATIADAGLDAKAVAMLGVLAAVGAALRPLGAGTAGLEPMFFLMVLSGRVLGPGFGFVLGSVTMFASALLTGGVGPWMPFQMLAMGWFTMGAGLLPGARRLRGRAELLMLAGYGYLAAFAYGTVMNLQGWTYIGGLSTGISFRPGDAVGDNLVRFFAYCAATSLGWDLGRAVVTVALTLAVGSTVLKALRRATRRAAFDAEAAFAPEAAEAAVGSGTAGAAVGPVAASGTGTGTAAAPGPGVPGPGVPGPGVPSDVPPGGTG, from the coding sequence CTGGCTGACCGTGACCCAGGTACGGGAGGCGCTGTGAGGGCCATCGGCCTCGGCCCGCGCTCGGTGGCCGCGCTGGTCCTGATCAGCGTGCTCGGGGTGTTCGCCTTCGGCTGGCCGCTGCTCGCGGACCCGGCGTCCGGGCTGGCCCACTCGCAGGACGCGCCGTGGCTGTTCGCCGCGCTGCTCCCGCTGCTGGTGGCCGTCGTGGTGGCGACGATCGCGGACGCCGGTCTGGACGCCAAGGCGGTGGCGATGCTGGGTGTGCTGGCGGCAGTGGGCGCGGCACTGCGCCCGCTCGGCGCGGGCACGGCGGGCCTGGAGCCGATGTTCTTCCTGATGGTGCTGAGCGGGCGGGTGCTCGGTCCCGGCTTCGGTTTCGTCCTGGGCTCGGTGACGATGTTCGCCTCGGCGCTGCTGACCGGCGGGGTCGGGCCCTGGATGCCGTTCCAGATGCTCGCGATGGGCTGGTTCACGATGGGCGCGGGGCTGCTGCCCGGCGCCCGGAGGCTGCGCGGGCGGGCCGAACTGCTGATGCTCGCCGGTTACGGATACCTGGCGGCCTTCGCGTACGGCACGGTGATGAACCTCCAGGGCTGGACGTACATCGGCGGGCTCTCCACCGGGATCTCCTTCCGCCCGGGGGACGCGGTCGGCGACAACCTGGTCCGCTTCTTCGCGTACTGCGCGGCGACCTCGCTCGGCTGGGACCTGGGGCGGGCGGTCGTCACGGTGGCGCTGACCCTCGCCGTCGGGTCCACCGTCCTCAAGGCACTGCGCCGGGCGACCCGGCGGGCCGCCTTCGACGCGGAGGCCGCCTTCGCCCCTGAGGCCGCGGAGGCCGCTGTCGGCTCCGGGACCGCCGGGGCCGCCGTCGGCCCGGTGGCCGCTTCCGGTACCGGTACCGGTACGGCGGCTGCTCCCGGTCCGGGCGTCCCCGGTCCAGGTGTCCCCGGTCCGGGCGTCCCCTCCGACGTGCCGCCCGGTGGAACCGGCTGA
- a CDS encoding bifunctional glycosyltransferase 87/phosphatase PAP2 family protein — protein sequence MANDGHSGTRNAVGAGAGIERARVVLWLLVAALAVRQVAAVLRLPPGRRLTDLEAWTGADGVLHLGDPLYATGKFTGTPFAGLVLKPLTRSAEESLGVAWTFGSLLLVVVLGLVVSRALPGTVSRRTSLLAAPVAISLLMLSLPIRNALHLGQTSIIPVLLVLLGCFTVRDPRGSGLLIGLGAALQPTVLLFVPLLWLTGRRRAALTGAATFVVCTALAWAVMARDSWTYWIHHVAGAGLGPHPDGLANQSLHGALLRFGLHGPLEIVVFLVLAVAVSVLALRRAARYAKDGQLLLAVAVTGCAAVAVSPTAWQHQLLWVLLAVVGRVGKRVADRMVWPAVVILVMTLPGTMLLPNMAALYPVRDNVVLLTALAAACAVPFLERTSPSWEAAVPTVYATPAPARWSRVPLLPFWRRVMARPNLLLELLAIRVGYSVYSHIRAAATGGRDTAEAHGRTVVSIEKALHIDIEHWANHAVVKIHWLESFFNFYYESFHFVVPLAILAVLYVRSPADYRWARTSLSFATLLGLVGFYFFPLAPPRLMPGLGFIDSVHGTQDLAHPDYGAMTAMTNQYAAMPSLHFGWALWCGIVVAVLVPKRWMKAVALLHPLFTVSAIIATANHWVLDAIGGATVVLLGFGLTYLLAGRRTLLAPVDRAGPEPAHPAAVPSQATGTV from the coding sequence GTGGCGAATGACGGGCACAGTGGAACGCGGAATGCGGTCGGCGCGGGAGCGGGAATCGAACGGGCTCGGGTGGTCCTCTGGCTGCTCGTCGCCGCACTGGCGGTCCGCCAAGTGGCAGCCGTACTGCGGCTGCCGCCCGGCCGACGGCTCACGGACCTGGAGGCGTGGACGGGCGCCGACGGCGTCCTGCACCTCGGCGATCCGCTCTACGCGACGGGCAAGTTCACCGGCACGCCGTTCGCCGGTCTCGTACTGAAACCGCTGACCCGGTCCGCGGAGGAGAGCCTCGGGGTCGCCTGGACCTTCGGGTCGCTGCTGCTCGTCGTCGTGCTCGGCCTCGTCGTCTCCCGCGCGCTGCCGGGCACGGTCTCCCGGCGTACGTCCCTGCTGGCCGCGCCCGTCGCGATCAGCCTGCTGATGCTCTCGCTGCCGATACGCAACGCACTCCATCTCGGCCAGACCAGCATCATCCCGGTGCTCCTCGTCCTGCTGGGCTGCTTCACCGTGCGCGACCCGCGCGGCTCCGGGCTGCTCATCGGGCTCGGTGCGGCCCTCCAGCCGACCGTGCTGCTGTTCGTACCGCTGCTGTGGCTGACCGGCCGCAGACGCGCGGCGCTCACCGGCGCGGCGACCTTCGTGGTCTGTACGGCGCTGGCCTGGGCCGTGATGGCGCGCGACTCCTGGACGTACTGGATCCACCACGTCGCGGGCGCCGGCCTCGGCCCGCACCCGGACGGGCTCGCCAACCAGTCCCTGCACGGTGCGCTGCTCCGCTTCGGGCTGCACGGACCGCTGGAGATCGTGGTCTTCCTGGTCCTCGCCGTCGCGGTCTCGGTGCTCGCGCTGCGGCGCGCGGCGCGCTACGCGAAGGACGGGCAGCTGCTGCTCGCCGTCGCGGTGACCGGCTGCGCCGCGGTCGCCGTGTCGCCGACGGCCTGGCAGCACCAGCTGCTGTGGGTACTGCTCGCGGTGGTCGGCCGGGTGGGCAAGCGGGTCGCGGACCGGATGGTGTGGCCCGCCGTGGTGATCCTGGTGATGACACTGCCGGGCACGATGCTGCTGCCCAACATGGCGGCGCTCTACCCGGTACGGGACAACGTGGTGCTGCTCACCGCGCTGGCCGCCGCCTGTGCGGTGCCCTTCCTGGAGCGCACCTCGCCGAGCTGGGAGGCCGCGGTGCCCACCGTGTACGCGACCCCGGCCCCGGCCCGCTGGAGCCGGGTCCCGCTGCTGCCGTTCTGGCGGCGGGTGATGGCCCGCCCCAACCTGCTTCTCGAACTGCTGGCGATCCGCGTCGGATACTCCGTGTACTCGCACATCCGCGCGGCTGCCACCGGCGGCCGGGACACCGCCGAGGCGCACGGACGCACGGTCGTCTCGATAGAGAAGGCCCTGCACATCGACATAGAGCACTGGGCCAACCACGCGGTGGTGAAGATCCACTGGCTCGAATCGTTCTTCAACTTCTACTACGAGTCGTTCCACTTCGTGGTGCCGCTGGCGATCCTCGCCGTGCTCTACGTGCGCAGCCCCGCCGACTACCGCTGGGCGCGCACCTCGCTCTCCTTCGCCACGCTCCTCGGCCTGGTCGGGTTCTACTTCTTCCCGCTGGCCCCGCCCCGGCTGATGCCCGGCCTGGGCTTCATCGACTCGGTCCACGGCACACAGGACCTGGCACACCCCGACTACGGCGCGATGACCGCGATGACCAACCAGTACGCGGCGATGCCCTCGCTGCACTTCGGCTGGGCGCTCTGGTGCGGCATCGTCGTCGCCGTACTGGTCCCGAAGCGGTGGATGAAGGCGGTCGCCCTGCTGCACCCGCTCTTCACGGTGAGCGCGATCATCGCCACCGCCAACCACTGGGTGCTGGACGCGATCGGCGGGGCGACCGTGGTCCTGCTGGGCTTCGGCCTCACGTATCTGCTGGCCGGGCGGCGCACGCTGCTGGCCCCGGTGGACCGGGCGGGCCCGGAGCCCGCGCACCCGGCCGCCGTACCTTCCCAGGCGACCGGGACGGTCTGA
- a CDS encoding energy-coupling factor transporter transmembrane component T → MTVQLRAPAVGRSNALHAGAWWLWALGLATAASRTTNPLLLGLLVGVAGYVVAVRHTDAPWARSYGTFVRLGLFVVAVRLVFSVVLGSPIPGSHVLFTLPELPLPHWAQGVRIGGRVTAEQLVFALYDGAKLATLLICVGAANALANPARLLKSLPGALYEVGVAVVVAMTFAPNMVADVVRLRTARRLRGRPTGGFRAVLQIGLPVLEGALERSVAVAASMDARGYGRTARVPAAVRHTTTVLTLGGLLGVCAGTYGLLAAEGASYGLPVLAVGLLAALAGLRLGGRRSVRTRYRPDRWGPRAWLVAGSGIAVAALMIWAGSYDAEALHPGVVPLVAPQLPLWPAASVLIGLLPAFVAPVPKETV, encoded by the coding sequence ATGACTGTCCAGCTCCGCGCCCCCGCTGTCGGCCGCAGCAACGCCCTGCACGCCGGGGCGTGGTGGCTGTGGGCCCTCGGGCTCGCCACCGCCGCGTCCCGCACCACCAACCCGCTGCTGCTCGGACTGCTCGTCGGGGTCGCGGGCTACGTGGTGGCGGTCCGGCACACCGACGCGCCGTGGGCCCGCTCGTACGGCACCTTCGTCCGGCTCGGGCTGTTCGTCGTCGCCGTCCGGCTGGTCTTCTCCGTCGTGCTCGGCTCCCCGATCCCGGGCTCCCACGTGCTGTTCACGCTGCCCGAACTCCCGTTGCCGCACTGGGCGCAGGGGGTGCGGATCGGCGGCCGGGTCACCGCGGAGCAGCTGGTCTTCGCGCTGTACGACGGTGCCAAGCTGGCCACCCTGCTGATCTGTGTGGGCGCGGCGAACGCGCTCGCCAACCCGGCGCGGCTGCTCAAGTCCCTGCCGGGCGCGCTGTACGAGGTCGGCGTGGCGGTCGTCGTCGCGATGACCTTCGCGCCGAACATGGTCGCCGACGTGGTGCGGCTGCGCACCGCCCGCAGGCTGCGTGGCCGTCCGACCGGCGGGTTCCGGGCCGTCCTGCAGATCGGGCTGCCGGTCCTGGAGGGGGCGCTGGAGCGCTCGGTCGCGGTCGCCGCGTCGATGGACGCGCGGGGCTACGGCCGTACGGCCCGGGTCCCGGCCGCCGTCCGGCACACCACGACCGTGCTGACACTCGGCGGGCTGCTCGGTGTCTGCGCGGGGACCTACGGGCTGCTCGCCGCCGAGGGCGCCTCGTACGGCCTCCCGGTGCTGGCCGTGGGGCTGCTGGCGGCGCTCGCCGGGCTGCGGCTGGGTGGCCGGCGCTCGGTCCGTACCCGCTACCGGCCCGACCGCTGGGGCCCGCGCGCCTGGCTCGTCGCGGGTTCGGGGATCGCCGTCGCCGCGCTGATGATCTGGGCGGGCAGCTACGACGCCGAGGCCCTGCACCCGGGTGTCGTCCCGCTGGTCGCGCCGCAGCTGCCGCTCTGGCCCGCGGCCTCCGTGCTGATCGGGCTGCTTCCCGCCTTCGTGGCTCCCGTACCGAAGGAGACGGTGTAA
- a CDS encoding ABC transporter ATP-binding protein gives MIRFERVSVTYADAPEPTLRGVDLTVPEGELVLLVGPSGVGKSTLLGAVCGLVPHFTGGVLGGRVTVDGRDTRTHKPRELADLVGTVGQDPLAHFVTDTVEDELAYGMESLGVAPDVMRRRVEETLDLLGLTELRDRPIATLSGGQQQRVAIGSVLTPHPKVLVLDEPTSALDPAAAEEVLAVLQRLVHDLGTTVLMAEHRLERVVQYADQVILLPGPGEPPVMGAPAAVMSRSPVFPPVVALGRLAGWDPLPLSVRDARRRAAALRERLADRTPVAPVPPPPAEPVAVTAKLGLRRGRVEALREVSLSVRPGETVALMGRNGAGKSTLLGALVGMHEPTSGSVRVGGKTPHRTSPREMIRRVGLVPQEPRDLLYADTVAAECAAADADAGAAPGSCRALVSELLPGVPDATHPRDLSEGQRLALALAVVLTGRPPLLLLDEPTRGLDYAAKSRLVTVLRGLAREGHALVLATHDVELAAELAHRVVVLADGEIVADGPTPDVVVSSPAFAPQVSKILAPQDWLTVTQVREAL, from the coding sequence GTGATCCGGTTCGAGCGGGTGTCGGTGACCTATGCCGACGCGCCGGAACCCACCCTGCGCGGGGTCGATCTGACCGTCCCCGAGGGCGAGTTGGTCCTGCTGGTCGGCCCTTCGGGGGTCGGCAAGTCGACGCTGCTCGGTGCCGTCTGCGGGCTGGTCCCGCACTTCACCGGCGGGGTGCTGGGCGGCCGGGTCACCGTGGACGGCCGCGACACCCGTACCCACAAGCCGCGTGAACTCGCCGACCTGGTGGGGACGGTGGGGCAGGATCCGCTCGCCCACTTCGTGACGGACACCGTCGAGGACGAACTGGCCTACGGCATGGAGTCGCTGGGGGTGGCGCCCGACGTGATGCGCAGGCGGGTGGAGGAGACCCTTGACCTGCTGGGCCTCACCGAGCTGCGCGACCGGCCGATCGCGACGCTCTCCGGCGGTCAGCAGCAGCGCGTCGCGATCGGCTCCGTGCTGACTCCGCACCCCAAGGTGCTGGTGCTCGACGAGCCGACGTCGGCGCTGGACCCGGCCGCCGCCGAGGAGGTGCTGGCCGTGCTCCAGCGGCTGGTGCACGATCTCGGCACGACCGTGCTGATGGCCGAGCACCGGCTGGAGCGGGTGGTGCAGTACGCGGACCAGGTGATCCTGCTGCCCGGTCCCGGTGAGCCGCCGGTGATGGGCGCGCCCGCCGCGGTGATGTCGCGCTCCCCGGTCTTCCCGCCCGTGGTGGCGCTGGGCAGGCTGGCGGGCTGGGACCCGCTGCCACTGTCCGTACGGGACGCGCGCCGCCGGGCCGCCGCGCTGCGCGAGCGGCTGGCGGACCGTACCCCGGTGGCCCCTGTACCGCCGCCGCCCGCGGAGCCGGTCGCCGTCACCGCGAAGCTGGGGCTGCGGCGCGGGCGGGTGGAGGCGCTGCGGGAGGTCTCGCTGTCGGTGCGCCCCGGCGAGACGGTCGCCCTGATGGGCCGCAACGGCGCCGGGAAGTCCACCCTGCTCGGCGCGCTCGTCGGGATGCACGAACCGACGTCGGGGTCGGTGCGCGTCGGCGGGAAGACCCCGCACCGGACCTCGCCGCGCGAGATGATCCGCCGGGTCGGGCTGGTACCGCAGGAGCCGCGCGATCTGCTGTACGCGGACACGGTGGCCGCCGAGTGCGCGGCGGCCGACGCGGACGCGGGCGCGGCGCCGGGCAGTTGCCGGGCGCTGGTCTCCGAGTTGCTTCCCGGCGTCCCGGACGCCACCCATCCGCGCGATCTCTCGGAGGGCCAGCGGCTCGCCCTGGCGCTGGCGGTCGTCCTGACCGGGCGGCCTCCGCTGCTGCTGCTCGACGAGCCGACCCGCGGTCTCGACTACGCGGCGAAGAGCCGTCTGGTCACGGTGTTGCGCGGCCTCGCCCGGGAGGGGCACGCCCTGGTGCTCGCCACCCATGACGTCGAGCTGGCCGCCGAACTCGCCCACCGGGTCGTCGTCCTGGCCGACGGCGAGATCGTCGCGGACGGGCCGACACCCGATGTGGTGGTCTCGTCGCCCGCGTTCGCCCCGCAGGTCTCGAAGATCCTCGCGCCGCAGGACTGGCTGACCGTGACCCAGGTACGGGAGGCGCTGTGA
- a CDS encoding steroid 3-ketoacyl-CoA thiolase, producing the protein MAAEPVIVEAVRTPIGRRGGALANLHPAYLLGETYRELLGRTGIHADCVEQIVGGTVTHAGEQSMNPARNAWLAMGLPYETAATTVDCQCGSSQQASHMVANMIAGGVVDIGISCGVEAMSRVPLGSGSKHGPGKPFPDEWNVDLPNQFEAAERIARNRGLTRENVDSLGLISQERAATAWAEERFKRETFAVQVPTTEEEQSAGQGMWRLVDRDEGLRDTTMEGLARLKPVMPVAVHTAGNSSQISDGACAIMWASKRMARALKLRPRARIVAQALVGSDPKFHLDGPIDATRAVLGKAGMSLKDIDLVEINEAFASVVLSWSQVFEQDLEKVNVNGGAIALGHPVGATGARLITTALHELERRDKEFALITMCAGGALATGTIIQRL; encoded by the coding sequence ATGGCCGCGGAACCCGTCATCGTCGAAGCCGTACGTACCCCGATCGGCAGGCGCGGAGGCGCGCTCGCCAATCTCCACCCCGCCTATCTGCTGGGCGAGACCTACCGCGAACTCCTCGGCCGCACCGGCATCCACGCCGACTGCGTCGAGCAGATCGTCGGCGGTACGGTCACCCACGCCGGCGAGCAGTCCATGAACCCGGCGCGCAACGCCTGGCTGGCCATGGGGCTGCCGTACGAGACCGCCGCGACCACCGTGGACTGCCAGTGCGGATCCTCGCAGCAGGCCAGCCACATGGTCGCCAACATGATCGCGGGCGGGGTCGTGGACATCGGCATCAGCTGCGGTGTCGAGGCGATGTCACGCGTGCCGCTGGGCAGCGGATCCAAGCACGGTCCGGGCAAGCCGTTCCCCGACGAGTGGAACGTCGACCTGCCGAACCAGTTCGAGGCGGCCGAGCGCATCGCCCGCAACCGGGGGCTGACCCGGGAGAACGTCGACTCGCTCGGGCTGATCTCGCAGGAGCGGGCGGCCACCGCCTGGGCCGAGGAGCGCTTCAAACGGGAGACGTTCGCCGTCCAGGTGCCCACCACGGAGGAGGAGCAGTCCGCCGGGCAGGGCATGTGGCGGCTCGTCGACCGGGACGAGGGGCTGCGCGACACCACGATGGAGGGCCTCGCCCGGCTCAAGCCGGTCATGCCGGTGGCCGTGCACACCGCGGGCAACTCCTCGCAGATCTCCGACGGCGCCTGCGCGATCATGTGGGCGTCCAAGCGGATGGCGCGGGCGCTCAAGCTCAGGCCGCGCGCCCGGATCGTCGCCCAGGCGCTGGTCGGCTCGGACCCGAAGTTCCACCTGGACGGACCGATCGACGCGACGCGTGCGGTGCTGGGGAAGGCCGGCATGTCGCTCAAGGACATCGACCTCGTCGAGATCAACGAGGCCTTCGCCTCGGTGGTGCTGAGCTGGTCCCAGGTGTTCGAGCAGGACCTGGAGAAGGTCAACGTGAACGGCGGGGCGATCGCGCTGGGGCACCCGGTGGGGGCGACCGGGGCGCGGCTGATCACCACCGCGTTGCACGAACTGGAGCGCAGGGACAAGGAATTCGCCCTGATCACCATGTGCGCGGGCGGGGCGCTGGCCACCGGGACGATCATCCAGCGGCTGTGA
- a CDS encoding cytochrome P450: protein MHCPHLPEGFDFTDPDLLQDRVPHPEFATLRQTAPVWWCTQPTGVAGFDDSGYWAVTRHADVKYVSTHPELFSSNTNTAVIRFNESISRDQIDVQRLIMLNMDPPEHTRVRQIVQRGFTPRAIRSLEEVLRNRARSIVETALANSADDGSFDFVTNIAVELPLQAIAELIGVPQQDRSKIFDWSNKMAAYDDPEYAITEEVGTEAAMEIVSYAMNLAADRKECPAKDIVSQLVAAEGEGNLSSDEFGFFVILLAVAGNETTRNAISHGMHAFLTHPEQWERYKAERPETTAEEIVRWATPVVSFQRTATQDLELGGQQIKAGDRVGVFYSSANNDPEVFDSPEQFDITRDPNPHLGFGGGGPHFCLGKSLAVLEINLIFNAIADVLPDLRLVGDPRRLRSAWLNGIKELQVNRG from the coding sequence ATGCACTGCCCCCATCTGCCCGAAGGGTTCGACTTCACCGATCCGGACCTGCTCCAGGACCGGGTGCCCCACCCGGAGTTCGCCACGCTCCGGCAGACCGCTCCCGTCTGGTGGTGCACCCAGCCGACGGGCGTAGCGGGCTTCGACGACTCGGGCTACTGGGCCGTCACCCGGCATGCGGACGTCAAATACGTCTCCACGCACCCGGAGTTGTTCTCCTCGAACACCAACACCGCGGTCATCCGGTTCAACGAGTCGATCAGCCGCGACCAGATCGACGTCCAGCGGCTCATCATGCTCAACATGGACCCGCCCGAGCACACCCGGGTCCGCCAGATCGTCCAGCGCGGCTTCACCCCGCGCGCCATCCGCTCGCTGGAGGAGGTGCTGCGCAACCGCGCCCGGTCGATCGTCGAGACCGCGCTGGCCAACTCCGCGGACGACGGCTCCTTCGACTTCGTCACGAACATCGCGGTGGAGCTGCCGCTGCAGGCCATCGCGGAACTCATCGGCGTGCCCCAGCAGGACCGTTCGAAGATCTTCGACTGGTCCAACAAGATGGCGGCGTACGACGATCCGGAGTACGCGATCACCGAGGAGGTCGGCACCGAGGCGGCGATGGAGATCGTCTCGTACGCGATGAACCTCGCCGCCGACCGCAAGGAGTGCCCGGCCAAGGACATCGTGTCCCAGCTGGTCGCCGCCGAGGGCGAGGGGAACCTCTCGTCCGACGAGTTCGGCTTCTTCGTCATCCTGCTCGCGGTCGCGGGCAACGAGACCACCCGCAACGCCATCAGCCACGGCATGCACGCGTTCCTCACCCACCCCGAGCAGTGGGAGCGGTACAAGGCCGAGCGCCCGGAGACGACGGCCGAGGAGATCGTGCGGTGGGCCACCCCGGTGGTCTCCTTCCAGCGCACCGCGACGCAGGACCTGGAGCTCGGCGGTCAGCAGATCAAGGCGGGCGACCGGGTCGGGGTCTTCTACTCGTCGGCCAACAACGACCCCGAAGTCTTCGACAGCCCGGAGCAGTTCGACATCACCCGTGACCCCAATCCGCACCTGGGCTTCGGCGGCGGCGGCCCGCACTTCTGCCTCGGCAAGTCGCTCGCCGTACTGGAGATCAACCTGATCTTCAACGCCATCGCGGACGTCCTGCCGGACCTGAGACTGGTGGGCGACCCGCGGCGGCTGCGCTCGGCCTGGCTGAACGGGATCAAGGAACTCCAGGTGAACCGCGGCTGA
- a CDS encoding antibiotic biosynthesis monooxygenase family protein yields MSIVKINVLTVPTEQREVLEKRFASRAGSVENSDGFEWFELLRPVEGTDQYLVYTRWASEADFEKWMATSMRGAHGGGTEGGERPKPAASGSTLWSFEVVQQASPKNG; encoded by the coding sequence ATGAGCATCGTGAAGATCAATGTCCTGACCGTGCCCACCGAGCAGCGCGAGGTCCTGGAGAAGCGGTTCGCCTCCCGCGCCGGATCCGTGGAGAACTCCGACGGCTTCGAGTGGTTCGAGCTGCTGCGTCCGGTCGAGGGAACCGACCAGTACCTCGTCTACACCCGCTGGGCGAGCGAGGCCGACTTCGAGAAGTGGATGGCCACCTCCATGCGCGGGGCGCACGGCGGCGGCACCGAGGGCGGCGAGCGGCCCAAGCCCGCCGCGTCCGGCTCGACCCTGTGGTCCTTCGAGGTCGTCCAGCAGGCGTCGCCGAAGAACGGCTGA